A segment of the Deltaproteobacteria bacterium genome:
CAGCGGTTGTTGCCACCGCCCCGGTTGTCTCTGTCTCTGCCGCCACCGCCGCCTTCGCTGCGGTTGGTTTGCGGTTTCGCCTCGTTGACCACTAGGCTGCGGCCCGAATGCTGGGTGCCGTTCAAGGCGCTGATCGCAGCTTGCGCTTCGATGCCCGAGCTCATCTCGACGAAGCCAAAGCCGCGCGATTGACCGGTAAACTTATCGGCGATCACGCGGGCTGATTCGACGGCGCCATGGGCGGCAAAAAGTTCTTGTAATTGGCCATCGGTCACGGAATATGACAGACCGCCAACGTATAATTTATTATTCATGTTCTCCTCCTAAATAGAGAGAAAGTTAGTGTCTCAGCCTTGAGAAGCTGACGGCTAATGGGAGCAG
Coding sequences within it:
- a CDS encoding RNA-binding protein, whose translation is MNNKLYVGGLSYSVTDGQLQELFAAHGAVESARVIADKFTGQSRGFGFVEMSSGIEAQAAISALNGTQHSGRSLVVNEAKPQTNRSEGGGGGRDRDNRGGGNNRW